Proteins encoded in a region of the Mixophyes fleayi isolate aMixFle1 chromosome 5, aMixFle1.hap1, whole genome shotgun sequence genome:
- the CYP8B1 gene encoding 7-alpha-hydroxycholest-4-en-3-one 12-alpha-hydroxylase, which translates to MGLLLPILLAVLVAILGGLYMLGMFRKRRPNEPPLDKGTIPWLGYALDFRKSTAAFLQRMQKKHGDIFTVQIAGYYFTFVTDPLSFGPIVKEARTKLDFEQFAMELVARVFGYHSGPNDHKMLEKASTKHLMGDGLVVMTQAMMENLQNLMLHNIGSADGDRKWKQDGLFNYSYNIVFRAGYLALFGNEPAKSQGSVEKAKKHDRDSSDELFTEFRKYDRLFPRLAYAVLPPKDKLEAERLKRMFWNILSIKKTMTKENISGWITDQFQYRAENGMPEHMQDRFMFLLLWASQGNTGPACFWLLLYLMKNPEAMEAVNEEVKKVLKETGQELKPGGPPINLTRDMLLKTPVLDSTVEETLRLTAAPVLIRAVKENMSLKMSSGKEFTIRKGDRVALFPYTAVQMDPEVHPEPETFKYNRFLNEDGTKKTDFFKNGKRLKFFTMPWGAGTTICPGRFFAINELKQFVFLMLTYFEFELVNPKEEIPGIDANRWGFGSMQPTHDIQFKYRLRY; encoded by the coding sequence ATGGGTCTGTTGCTCCCGATCCTTTTGGCTGTGCTGGTTGCTATTCTTGGAGGCCTCTACATGTTAGGGATGTTCCGGAAGAGGAGACCGAATGAGCCTCCGCTAGACAAAGGCACCATTCCGTGGTTGGGTTACGCTCTCGACTTCAGGAAAAGCACCGCAGCTTTTTTGCAGAGGATGCAAAAAAAACACGGAGACATTTTCACGGTTCAGATTGCCGGCTATTACTTCACGTTTGTAACAGACCCACTTTCATTTGGACCCATCGTGAAGGAAGCCAGGACGAAGCTGGACTTCGAACAGTTTGCCATGGAGTTGGTGGCCAGAGTCTTTGGCTACCACTCTGGACCCAATGACCACAAGATGCTTGAGAAAGCAAGTACTAAACATCTCATGGGCGATGGTCTAGTGGTCATGACACAAGCTATGATGGAGAACCTCCAAAACTTGATGCTTCACAACATCGGCTCTGCGGATGGCGACAGAAAATGGAAGCAAGATGGACTATTCAACTACAGCTACAATATAGTTTTCCGAGCCGGTTATCTTGCTTTATTTGGGAACGAGCCAGCTAAAAGCCAGGGAAGCGTAGAAAAGGCCAAGAAACATGATCGGGACAGCTCAGACGAGTTGTTTACCGAGTTCAGAAAGTATGATCGTCTTTTCCCACGTCTGGCATATGCCGTGCTGCCACCAAAAGACAAGTTGGAAGCCGAGAGACTGAAAAGAATGTTCTGGAATATCCTATCTATAAAGAAAACCATGACGAAAGAAAATATTAGTGGATGGATCACAGACCAGTTTCAATACAGAGCAGAAAACGGGATGCCAGAACATATGCAAGATAGATTCATGTTTTTGCTTCTGTGGGCCTCGCAAGGTAATACCGGGCCAGCTTGCTTCTGGCTTCTTCTCTACCTAATGAAGAATCCTGAAGCTATGGAAGCTGTCAATGAAGAAGTAAAAAAGGTTCTTAAAGAAACGGGACAAGAATTAAAACCAGGAGGCCCTCCCATCAATCTCACCAGAGACATGCTACTTAAGACTCCCGTTCTGGACAGTACGGTAGAAGAGACCTTGCGGTTGACGGCTGCTCCCGTCCTGATTAGAGCAGTAAAGGAGAACATGAGCCTCAAGATGTCGAGTGGGAAAGAATTTACTATTCGGAAAGGAGACAGGGTGGCCCTTTTCCCGTATACAGCAGTTCAAATGGATCCGGAGGTTCATCCAGAGCCAGAAACATTCAAGTACAACCGCTTCCTAAACGAGGATGGCACCAAAAAGACTGATTTCTTCAAGAACGGGAAACGACTCAAGTTCTTCACAATGCCGTGGGGCGCAGGAACCACCATTTGTCCCGGTCGTTTCTTTGCCATCAATGAACTGAAACAGTTTGTGTTTCTTATGCTGACATATTTCGAGTTTGAGCTTGTGAATCCCAAAGAAGAGATTCCAGGCATCGACGCCAATCGGTGGGGTTTCGGCTCCATGCAACCTACTCATGACATCCAGTTCAAGTACCGATTACGCTACTAG